A genomic region of Methanobrevibacter arboriphilus JCM 13429 = DSM 1125 contains the following coding sequences:
- a CDS encoding TspO/MBR family protein, with amino-acid sequence MENFKKEDIIKLGISLLIVYIIALIGSFITYPEISTWYASLAKPSWTPAGWVFPIVWNILYILISIGLFFVWKDGIKDKKVKIALYVFAVQLGLNLLWSIVFFGFHSLNGGLGIIILLWLFILLNIIVFYRVYKLAGIILIPYIIWVTIAMYLNYTVYILNF; translated from the coding sequence ATGGAAAATTTTAAAAAAGAAGATATTATTAAATTGGGAATTTCTTTATTAATTGTTTATATAATTGCTTTAATAGGATCTTTTATCACATACCCTGAAATATCTACATGGTATGCTTCCCTTGCAAAACCAAGTTGGACACCTGCCGGCTGGGTTTTTCCAATTGTATGGAATATTCTTTATATTTTAATCAGTATCGGTCTATTTTTTGTTTGGAAAGATGGAATTAAAGATAAAAAAGTTAAAATAGCATTATATGTGTTTGCTGTACAACTGGGTTTAAATTTACTATGGTCTATAGTTTTCTTTGGATTTCACTCTTTAAATGGTGGACTTGGAATCATTATCTTATTATGGTTATTTATACTTCTAAATATAATTGTTTTTTATAGAGTATATAAATTAGCAGGAATAATATTAATACCTTATATAATATGGGTCACTATAGCTATGTATTTAAATTATACTGTTTATATTTTAAACTTTTAA
- a CDS encoding molybdenum cofactor synthesis domain-containing protein: MGTEFLKIKEADEAKKIIKNLFDELYPQKSINIPIEDSHDQVIFKDIAALMDLPPFNRSLMDGYAVKAEDTFGATDEAPKILKCIDSIEAGSFSEKTIENGECIEISTGAPIPNGSDAIAMVEFTDRENENEEYDKIYILKSVAPNQDVALQGSDIKKDMLLLKEKTIISPDKIGVLAGQGIKEVEVFKKPKIGVISTGNELVMENESIEYGKIYDVNSYSIKNAAISNGAEAVSKGIVKDNYHELKTNIENSLKDSDIIVCSGGTSAGVGDVLRNVLEDIGEVILHGISVKPGKPTIIGKVGKKVVIGLPGNPVSALIIFYVFIIPNIRKIAGKPGESNSKVNVTLSKRIHSPKGRMHYSLVHVKENLAYPIIKDSGAITSLAHADGYIKIPKNIELLDEGEKVTVTLFK; this comes from the coding sequence ATGGGAACTGAGTTTTTAAAAATAAAAGAAGCAGATGAAGCAAAAAAAATCATAAAAAATCTTTTTGATGAACTTTATCCCCAAAAATCAATAAATATTCCTATTGAAGATAGTCATGATCAAGTTATTTTTAAAGATATTGCTGCCTTAATGGATCTTCCTCCATTTAATCGTTCACTTATGGATGGATATGCTGTAAAAGCAGAAGATACATTTGGAGCTACTGATGAAGCTCCTAAAATATTAAAGTGTATTGATAGTATTGAAGCAGGTTCATTTAGTGAAAAAACGATTGAAAATGGAGAGTGCATTGAAATAAGTACCGGTGCACCTATTCCAAATGGATCAGATGCAATAGCTATGGTTGAATTTACTGACCGAGAAAATGAAAATGAAGAATATGATAAGATTTACATTTTAAAAAGTGTAGCTCCAAATCAAGATGTGGCACTTCAAGGGTCTGATATTAAAAAAGATATGCTACTTTTAAAAGAAAAAACAATCATTAGTCCTGATAAGATAGGTGTTTTAGCAGGTCAAGGTATAAAAGAGGTTGAAGTGTTTAAAAAACCTAAAATTGGAGTAATATCTACTGGAAACGAGCTTGTAATGGAAAATGAGTCTATTGAATATGGTAAAATATATGATGTTAATAGCTATTCTATTAAAAATGCAGCCATATCCAATGGAGCTGAAGCTGTTTCTAAAGGAATAGTAAAAGATAATTACCATGAATTAAAAACAAATATAGAAAATTCACTTAAAGATTCAGATATTATTGTTTGTTCAGGTGGAACTTCAGCAGGAGTTGGAGATGTATTAAGAAATGTTTTAGAGGATATTGGAGAAGTAATTCTTCATGGAATTTCAGTAAAACCAGGAAAACCTACAATTATTGGAAAAGTAGGTAAAAAGGTTGTTATTGGGCTTCCAGGAAATCCTGTATCAGCATTAATCATTTTTTATGTTTTTATAATACCAAATATTAGGAAAATAGCTGGAAAACCTGGTGAAAGTAATTCAAAAGTTAATGTTACTTTATCTAAAAGGATTCATTCACCAAAAGGGAGAATGCATTATAGTTTAGTACATGTGAAAGAAAATCTTGCTTATCCTATTATAAAAGACTCTGGTGCAATAACATCTCTTGCTCATGCAGACGGATATATAAAAATTCCAAAAAATATAGAGCTTTTAGATGAAGGGGAAAAAGTTACAGTCACACTTTTTAAATAA
- a CDS encoding MJ0144 family RNA dihydrouridine synthase-like protein, whose amino-acid sequence MAGISNSNFALKLIPYGFDVITLGGYNTDNKTINAGEKILKRGRAEFNISEEDLVSHIESEVNIIKNKHPEIDVSVNLRAISPEPIIEISKINNLDIIEINAHCRQKEFLEIGCGQEMLTNLNKLNDFVSEVVKKLKSKQKVSVKVRANVQGVDSVNIAKTVEKAGADYLHIDAMKPGFPTADFDIIKKIANETNIFIIGNNSITDIESGQKMINSGASGISIGRAAINGKLNFDISKI is encoded by the coding sequence ATGGCAGGAATATCCAATAGTAACTTTGCATTGAAACTTATTCCATATGGATTTGATGTTATTACTCTTGGAGGTTATAATACAGATAATAAAACAATAAATGCTGGGGAAAAAATTCTAAAAAGAGGAAGGGCTGAGTTTAATATATCTGAAGAAGATTTGGTTTCTCATATTGAAAGTGAAGTAAATATAATAAAAAATAAACACCCTGAAATTGATGTTTCGGTTAATCTTCGTGCTATTTCGCCAGAACCAATTATAGAAATTAGTAAAATTAATAATTTAGATATTATAGAGATTAATGCACATTGCAGACAGAAAGAATTTTTAGAAATTGGCTGTGGACAGGAAATGCTTACTAATCTTAACAAACTAAATGATTTTGTTAGTGAGGTTGTTAAAAAATTAAAATCAAAACAAAAAGTTTCTGTTAAAGTTAGAGCAAATGTTCAAGGCGTTGATAGTGTAAATATAGCTAAAACAGTGGAAAAGGCTGGTGCAGACTATCTTCATATTGATGCGATGAAACCAGGGTTTCCTACTGCAGATTTTGATATAATAAAGAAAATAGCTAATGAAACAAATATTTTTATCATTGGAAATAATTCTATTACTGATATTGAAAGTGGACAAAAGATGATTAATTCTGGTGCATCTGGAATATCAATTGGGAGAGCTGCAATTAATGGAAAATTAAATTTTGATATTTCTAAAATATGA
- a CDS encoding precorrin-2 dehydrogenase/sirohydrochlorin ferrochelatase family protein translates to MGWTSLFLDVNGKKVFILGTGEVAHRRADRFLENGSKVILSGNKISKDLSDKGAILEEDGSKETYKKLVDWADIVVVASGDKANNDYVSHISKDKLLNRADFPEKGDLVVPTSFCIDDIQISIFTNGKSPLMARELRKKIQNIVSDEDILQIKLQDFSRKILKEKFDNQKVRKEYLYKILNNSNISKLLKEGKLKEAENYVEKIINNNDNNNDR, encoded by the coding sequence ATGGGATGGACTTCACTTTTTTTAGATGTTAATGGAAAAAAGGTATTTATATTAGGTACTGGTGAGGTTGCACATCGAAGAGCAGATAGATTTCTTGAAAATGGCTCAAAAGTTATCTTGTCTGGTAATAAAATATCAAAAGATTTATCTGATAAAGGAGCAATTTTAGAAGAAGATGGATCTAAAGAGACCTATAAAAAATTAGTTGACTGGGCAGATATTGTAGTGGTAGCTAGTGGAGATAAAGCTAACAATGATTATGTTTCACATATTAGTAAAGATAAATTGTTAAATAGGGCAGATTTCCCTGAAAAAGGAGACCTTGTTGTTCCAACCAGTTTTTGTATCGATGATATTCAGATATCGATATTTACTAATGGAAAAAGCCCTTTAATGGCTCGTGAGCTTAGAAAAAAGATTCAAAACATAGTTTCTGATGAAGATATACTTCAAATCAAGCTTCAAGATTTCTCAAGAAAAATTTTAAAGGAAAAATTTGATAATCAAAAAGTTAGAAAAGAATACCTCTATAAAATTCTTAATAATTCTAATATTTCCAAACTTTTAAAAGAAGGAAAGTTAAAAGAAGCTGAAAATTATGTTGAAAAAATTATAAACAATAATGATAACAATAATGATAGATAA
- a CDS encoding methanogenesis marker 9 domain-containing protein, which yields MVWDDAPSHVCRGGDSRALAFCCPPVKPCPILHALDDVNLTPQEYMDIKEDFAKKTRLGEGAGTCFGSLVWCCKTSKPCPLRDMVLRNIDMDVDEYLTLKKQLSEALVGSDISNSDDNVNALADAFSISDEEAFKVLHDCDNDLRTAMKLLRMKALENSE from the coding sequence ATGGTATGGGATGATGCACCATCACATGTATGTAGGGGTGGAGACAGTAGGGCATTAGCTTTTTGTTGTCCACCAGTAAAACCTTGTCCAATATTACATGCTCTTGATGATGTAAATTTAACTCCTCAAGAATACATGGATATTAAGGAGGACTTTGCAAAAAAAACTAGACTTGGTGAAGGAGCAGGAACTTGTTTTGGATCTTTAGTCTGGTGTTGTAAAACATCAAAACCTTGCCCACTAAGGGATATGGTTTTAAGAAATATTGATATGGATGTAGATGAGTATTTAACTCTAAAAAAACAATTATCAGAAGCTTTAGTAGGGAGTGATATTAGTAATAGTGATGATAATGTTAATGCTCTAGCTGATGCTTTTTCAATTAGTGATGAAGAGGCATTTAAGGTTCTTCATGATTGTGATAATGATTTAAGGACTGCTATGAAATTACTTAGGATGAAGGCTTTAGAGAATTCAGAATAA
- the hemA gene encoding glutamyl-tRNA reductase, translating to MIINLRVDHKLASIETMEKTAKDLEVIFHNLKEELDVQEYIEISTCNRVEYYINTDIVSYENDCLKTDNENIIIHYDDIAIIHLFRMASGLESMIIGEDQILGQIKSAKKRSIGENHCGKVLDALFTKAIHVGQVVRQRTNINRGSVSIGSAAVDLAEENIGNLEGKHVLVIGAGKMGKLVAKALAEKNLKAIFVANRTYYRAVRLAEELNGKAILLDELSQCLPTADVIISATGAPHTILNKERIENFIDTKKSSSIIMIDIANPRDIDEDVENIGVKLFNIDDLRGIAYKNKELRENEVKEAEKIIDSEFTLLKNSFKLMEVEDILADIRLSMENIRTKEALKASSKLSDIEGSAKIIDNMSRSIVNKIFHDMSSNIKKVAEEENHDVIETLKCIFKEN from the coding sequence TTGATAATCAATCTGAGAGTAGATCATAAACTTGCAAGCATTGAAACAATGGAAAAAACAGCGAAAGATTTGGAAGTGATATTTCATAATCTTAAAGAAGAATTGGATGTTCAAGAATATATTGAAATAAGTACTTGTAATAGAGTTGAGTATTATATAAATACTGATATTGTTAGCTATGAAAATGATTGTTTAAAAACAGATAATGAAAATATAATTATTCATTATGATGATATAGCTATAATTCATCTTTTCAGAATGGCTTCTGGGTTGGAATCAATGATAATTGGTGAAGATCAGATATTAGGTCAAATTAAAAGTGCTAAAAAAAGAAGTATTGGTGAAAATCATTGTGGTAAGGTACTTGATGCTCTTTTTACAAAAGCTATTCATGTTGGGCAAGTTGTAAGACAAAGGACTAATATAAATAGGGGCTCTGTTTCTATTGGATCTGCAGCTGTGGATTTGGCAGAGGAAAATATTGGGAATTTGGAAGGTAAACATGTTTTAGTGATTGGTGCTGGAAAAATGGGGAAATTAGTGGCTAAAGCTCTCGCTGAAAAGAATTTAAAAGCTATTTTTGTTGCAAATAGGACTTATTATAGGGCTGTTAGATTAGCTGAAGAACTCAATGGAAAAGCTATTCTTCTCGATGAACTAAGTCAATGTTTACCAACAGCAGATGTTATAATAAGTGCTACTGGAGCACCACATACTATTTTAAACAAAGAAAGAATTGAGAATTTTATAGATACTAAAAAATCTTCATCAATAATTATGATTGATATAGCTAACCCCAGAGATATTGATGAAGATGTTGAAAATATTGGTGTTAAACTTTTCAATATTGATGATCTAAGAGGAATTGCTTATAAAAATAAAGAATTAAGAGAAAATGAAGTTAAAGAAGCAGAAAAAATAATAGACTCTGAATTCACATTACTTAAAAATTCTTTTAAATTAATGGAAGTGGAAGATATTTTAGCTGATATTCGTTTATCAATGGAGAATATCCGAACAAAAGAAGCTTTAAAAGCTTCTTCTAAGCTTTCAGATATTGAAGGTAGTGCTAAAATAATTGACAATATGTCTAGATCTATTGTTAATAAAATATTTCATGATATGTCTTCAAATATTAAAAAAGTTGCAGAAGAAGAGAATCATGATGTTATAGAAACATTAAAATGTATATTTAAAGAAAATTAG
- a CDS encoding GyrI-like domain-containing protein, whose protein sequence is MEIEDKIIEEEKLAIINYNGNVEDMDILIAKLLSWAEANKVKVVGSPFAIYFTSPQNTKPDEMVYDIGIPVSKDTELSEEGEIKVVELLEHRVISIIHKGSYETLSESYKEMVEYSIKHNYDIIGSPKEIYINSPHEVQEEELLTEIQFPVIKM, encoded by the coding sequence ATGGAAATAGAAGATAAAATAATTGAAGAGGAAAAATTAGCTATAATTAATTATAATGGAAATGTTGAAGATATGGATATACTTATTGCAAAGTTACTTTCATGGGCAGAAGCTAACAAGGTTAAGGTTGTTGGAAGTCCATTTGCTATTTATTTTACTAGTCCTCAAAACACAAAGCCTGATGAAATGGTTTATGATATAGGAATTCCTGTTTCAAAAGATACTGAGCTTAGTGAAGAAGGTGAAATAAAAGTAGTGGAACTTTTAGAACATAGGGTTATATCAATTATTCATAAAGGATCTTATGAAACATTAAGTGAATCTTATAAAGAAATGGTTGAATATTCAATTAAACACAATTATGATATTATTGGTTCTCCTAAAGAAATTTATATCAATAGCCCTCATGAAGTTCAAGAAGAAGAGTTACTTACTGAAATTCAATTTCCAGTTATAAAAATGTAG
- a CDS encoding coenzyme F420-0:L-glutamate ligase — MKLELFGLTEIPLVIKGEDIDELILSSLKKQKDSLKNGDIILIAETLISKAEGNYIDLKKINPSSKAKKLAEKSKKDPKLVESIINESKEIIAVGPDFIISETKHGFVCANAGIDESNVEEGLATPMPIDPDKSAKKIYESLKNKTGKNIGVIITDTQGRAFRNGAVGVAIGCIGISPIWKRIGEKDLYGRELQTTEIGVADELAAAASLLMGQANEGVPIVIIRGFENFDKLKNTQSNIKPLIREKEFDVFRN, encoded by the coding sequence ATGAAATTAGAACTTTTTGGATTAACAGAAATTCCTTTAGTAATAAAAGGAGAGGATATTGATGAGCTAATATTATCTTCTCTTAAAAAACAAAAAGACAGCTTGAAAAATGGAGATATAATATTAATAGCAGAAACACTAATATCAAAAGCTGAAGGAAATTATATTGACTTAAAAAAAATAAATCCTAGCTCTAAAGCTAAAAAATTAGCAGAAAAAAGTAAAAAAGATCCAAAACTTGTTGAATCAATAATCAATGAATCTAAAGAAATTATAGCAGTCGGTCCTGATTTTATTATTAGTGAAACTAAACATGGATTTGTTTGTGCAAATGCAGGAATTGATGAATCCAATGTTGAAGAAGGATTAGCCACCCCAATGCCAATAGACCCTGATAAATCAGCAAAAAAGATTTATGAATCTTTAAAAAATAAAACTGGAAAGAACATAGGAGTTATAATAACTGACACTCAAGGAAGAGCTTTTAGAAATGGGGCAGTGGGTGTAGCTATTGGTTGTATTGGAATTTCCCCCATTTGGAAGAGGATTGGAGAAAAAGACCTTTATGGGCGAGAACTTCAAACTACTGAAATAGGTGTTGCAGATGAATTAGCTGCTGCTGCATCACTTTTAATGGGTCAAGCCAACGAAGGGGTTCCAATAGTAATAATAAGAGGCTTTGAAAATTTTGATAAACTAAAAAATACTCAATCAAATATAAAACCATTGATAAGAGAAAAAGAATTTGATGTATTTAGAAATTAA
- a CDS encoding IMP cyclohydrolase, which yields MYLGRIVSAGMNKEGNPFIAYRVSSRSFPNRMAKSFKDKAAIIPKEGYETDIFENAYIAYNCVKIIDNIAIVSNGSHTDVIADKISVGMNIKDALTISLMAMDYEKDDYNTPRIAAVIKPKTNEEEYEGYIGIVTHEKILVEKISKNKAFFISTYECQSPKEVDFIASDSESSAKFILDEGEFENFTNPVASVGSVFDGKWKIKSINL from the coding sequence ATGTATTTAGGAAGAATAGTATCCGCAGGAATGAATAAAGAAGGAAATCCATTCATAGCATATAGAGTATCTAGTAGGTCTTTTCCAAATAGAATGGCGAAAAGTTTTAAAGATAAAGCAGCTATAATACCAAAAGAAGGATATGAAACAGATATATTTGAAAATGCATATATAGCTTACAATTGTGTCAAAATCATTGATAACATAGCCATAGTTTCTAATGGATCCCATACCGATGTTATAGCAGATAAAATATCTGTAGGAATGAATATAAAAGATGCTTTGACAATATCCTTAATGGCAATGGATTATGAAAAAGATGATTATAATACTCCTAGAATAGCAGCAGTTATAAAGCCAAAAACTAATGAAGAAGAATATGAAGGTTATATTGGAATAGTAACTCATGAAAAAATATTAGTAGAGAAAATAAGTAAAAATAAAGCTTTTTTCATATCAACATACGAATGCCAATCTCCTAAAGAAGTAGATTTTATAGCAAGTGATTCAGAATCCTCTGCAAAATTCATACTTGATGAAGGTGAATTTGAAAATTTTACAAATCCTGTAGCTTCTGTAGGGTCAGTGTTTGATGGAAAATGGAAAATCAAATCAATAAACTTGTGA
- the atwA gene encoding methyl coenzyme M reductase system, component A2, which yields MSFIELKNITKTFNGVAVLKNLNVEIEEGNVLGILGRSGCGKSVLINMLRGTKEYKPDSGQMIFNIAICNKCSHVEPPSKVGETCKCGGELKAKTVDFWHSDRKDFAEIRKRIAIMLQRNFALYERETVIENVLRAMEEGEYEDNLYKALDLLDMVQMSHRITHVARDLSGGEKQRVVLARQMAKEPMLFLADEPTGTLDPQTAEYLHQTLINGVKNKGITMVITSHWPEVMNKLADQVIWLDNGEIIEKGPSTEVVKHFLETVPLPKKVDEVEYGGPVIDVKDAKKHYYSIERGVIKAVDGVDLNINKNEIFGIVGLSGSGKTTLSRMLIGLTEPSSGEIKVKLGDEWIDMTKPGPLGRGRVIPYIGLLHQEYSLYPYRSVLENLTDSISLELPAEFAKMKAIHTLNAVGFDNEYSNTILNKEPNELSGGERHRVAIAQVLIKEPNIIILDEPTGTMDPITRVQVTDSILKAREELEQSFIIISHDMDFVIDVCDRTALMRGGKILKIGDPKDIVKELTPEEEEKMLN from the coding sequence ATGTCTTTTATAGAACTTAAAAACATTACAAAAACATTCAATGGAGTTGCTGTTTTAAAAAATTTGAATGTTGAAATCGAAGAAGGAAATGTTCTTGGAATTCTTGGTAGAAGTGGCTGTGGAAAATCTGTTCTAATAAATATGTTAAGGGGAACTAAAGAGTATAAGCCAGATAGTGGACAGATGATTTTCAACATAGCTATATGTAATAAATGTTCTCATGTAGAGCCTCCATCAAAAGTAGGGGAAACTTGTAAATGTGGGGGTGAATTAAAAGCTAAAACTGTTGATTTTTGGCATTCTGATAGAAAAGACTTTGCAGAAATCAGAAAAAGAATAGCAATAATGCTTCAAAGGAATTTTGCTCTTTATGAAAGAGAAACTGTAATAGAAAATGTTTTAAGAGCAATGGAAGAGGGTGAATATGAAGATAATCTTTATAAAGCTTTAGATCTTCTTGATATGGTTCAGATGAGTCATAGAATTACTCATGTTGCCCGTGATTTAAGTGGTGGGGAAAAACAGAGAGTCGTTCTTGCAAGACAAATGGCTAAAGAACCTATGCTATTTTTAGCTGATGAGCCAACTGGAACTTTAGATCCACAAACTGCAGAATATCTCCATCAAACATTAATTAATGGTGTTAAAAATAAGGGAATAACCATGGTAATCACTTCTCATTGGCCAGAAGTAATGAATAAACTTGCAGATCAAGTTATATGGTTAGATAATGGGGAAATTATTGAAAAAGGACCTTCAACTGAGGTTGTAAAGCATTTCTTAGAAACTGTACCTTTACCTAAAAAAGTTGATGAAGTTGAATATGGTGGGCCAGTAATTGATGTAAAAGATGCTAAAAAACATTATTATTCTATTGAAAGAGGAGTTATTAAAGCTGTTGATGGTGTTGACCTAAACATCAATAAAAATGAAATATTTGGAATTGTTGGTCTTAGTGGGTCTGGAAAAACTACATTATCAAGAATGCTGATTGGTTTAACTGAACCTAGTAGTGGGGAAATAAAAGTTAAATTAGGGGATGAATGGATTGATATGACTAAGCCAGGTCCTTTAGGTAGGGGTAGAGTTATACCTTATATTGGATTACTTCATCAAGAATATTCATTGTATCCTTATAGGTCTGTTCTTGAAAATTTAACTGATTCTATAAGCTTAGAACTTCCTGCAGAGTTTGCTAAGATGAAAGCTATTCACACATTAAATGCAGTAGGCTTTGATAATGAGTATTCTAACACTATATTAAATAAAGAACCTAATGAACTAAGTGGTGGAGAACGTCATAGGGTAGCAATTGCCCAAGTATTAATTAAAGAGCCTAATATAATAATATTGGATGAACCAACTGGAACAATGGATCCTATTACAAGAGTACAAGTTACAGATTCTATATTGAAAGCTAGAGAAGAATTAGAACAAAGTTTTATTATTATTTCTCATGATATGGATTTTGTAATCGATGTGTGTGATAGAACTGCTTTAATGAGAGGAGGAAAAATCCTTAAAATAGGAGATCCTAAAGATATAGTAAAAGAATTGACTCCTGAGGAAGAAGAAAAAATGCTAAATTAA
- a CDS encoding ExbD/TolR family protein, translated as MSLDIERHKEKLKDTSPQFNLVPFIDILFTLLIFLVVTSSFSGGGIQDATDGATGKPNITDTTGNSEYYLIPVAGLEKVIVNGQDMSPLIKDHAIAVQTKVIDEGEISIKPKERSIIIVTPPGMSPEQAVRSPN; from the coding sequence ATGTCATTAGATATTGAAAGACATAAAGAAAAATTAAAGGATACAAGTCCCCAATTTAACCTTGTTCCATTTATTGATATTTTATTCACACTATTAATATTCTTAGTAGTTACAAGTAGCTTTAGTGGTGGAGGAATCCAAGATGCTACAGATGGTGCTACAGGAAAACCTAATATAACTGATACAACTGGGAATTCTGAGTATTATTTAATACCAGTAGCAGGTTTAGAGAAGGTTATTGTGAATGGACAAGATATGTCCCCACTTATTAAAGATCATGCCATAGCTGTTCAGACGAAGGTTATAGATGAAGGAGAAATTAGTATAAAACCAAAAGAAAGATCTATTATTATTGTAACACCTCCAGGCATGAGTCCAGAACAAGCAGTACGTTCTCCAAATTGA
- a CDS encoding DUF4013 domain-containing protein, translating into MKKMNTKEMIIDSIKYSLKGKKDFIFFGFLLWSISFSIYITNEYSILGIILFIPISIFLFIEGGYIATIIENTLFGSDNHPKFKNIKNLIWRGIKELLILLVYSTIPIIILIIAIFEIIIFSDDISTLILLIIFIFSLFFSLVIMQSAIIHYEYKHSKLRTAFEIKTILKKLKNMGFSNLISSFSLLLLFTLIIQPILSDISENMHPLILIIMSFTILPFLTVFSARFTGLIGRYHFKED; encoded by the coding sequence ATGAAAAAAATGAATACAAAAGAAATGATTATTGACTCTATAAAATACTCTCTAAAAGGAAAAAAAGATTTCATTTTTTTTGGATTTCTTTTATGGTCTATAAGTTTTAGTATATATATTACTAATGAATATTCAATATTAGGTATTATATTGTTTATCCCAATATCAATTTTTCTGTTTATAGAAGGAGGATATATTGCTACAATAATTGAAAATACTTTATTTGGCTCAGATAATCATCCTAAATTCAAAAATATCAAAAATTTAATCTGGAGAGGAATAAAAGAACTTTTAATATTGTTAGTTTATTCAACAATACCTATTATAATATTAATAATAGCAATTTTTGAAATTATAATATTTTCAGATGATATTTCAACTTTAATACTGCTAATAATATTTATTTTCTCATTATTTTTCTCATTAGTGATCATGCAAAGTGCAATTATACACTATGAATATAAGCATTCAAAATTAAGAACAGCATTTGAAATTAAAACAATATTAAAAAAATTAAAAAATATGGGGTTTAGTAATTTAATAAGCTCATTTTCATTATTGTTATTATTTACATTAATCATTCAGCCTATTTTATCTGATATTTCTGAAAATATGCACCCGTTAATATTAATAATTATGAGTTTTACTATACTGCCATTTTTAACAGTATTTTCAGCACGATTCACAGGATTAATAGGAAGATATCATTTTAAAGAAGATTAA
- a CDS encoding GTP cyclohydrolase IIa codes for MIQMTLIQIDNYGPWTVTPNPRNESDLQILQAELFADVQRQIAMKKGLVFYTRFDNMLAVTNGLNEEDHMRIQRSIRNRYPITISMGVGTAKTPYEAQKIATEVLQKNGGAQSEDRTEILAIDSLVKPEDSFVQMAHIDINGITESLTDIIPAFDTNFLVNKAQHYLMTKLIEKGALLFFIGGDNFMSPCNELTTKDLMEIIEEIDEEIDIPLKAGVGRSDNAEDAAYMADLGLEEIRERNNEELVYVLEKTN; via the coding sequence ATGATACAAATGACATTAATTCAGATTGATAATTACGGCCCATGGACAGTTACTCCAAACCCTCGAAACGAATCAGATCTTCAAATTTTACAAGCAGAATTATTTGCAGATGTTCAAAGACAGATAGCTATGAAAAAAGGACTTGTATTTTATACTAGATTTGATAATATGCTGGCAGTAACAAATGGTCTTAATGAAGAAGACCATATGAGAATCCAAAGATCAATAAGAAACAGATACCCTATTACTATTAGTATGGGTGTTGGAACTGCAAAAACACCATATGAAGCTCAAAAAATAGCCACTGAAGTTCTTCAAAAAAATGGAGGGGCTCAATCTGAAGATAGAACTGAAATTTTAGCTATTGATTCACTTGTAAAACCAGAAGATAGCTTTGTTCAGATGGCACATATAGATATAAATGGAATTACAGAATCTTTAACCGATATTATACCTGCATTTGATACTAATTTCCTTGTTAATAAAGCTCAACATTATCTTATGACAAAATTAATTGAAAAAGGTGCTCTTTTATTCTTTATAGGTGGGGATAATTTCATGTCTCCGTGTAATGAATTAACTACCAAAGATTTAATGGAAATAATTGAAGAAATCGATGAAGAAATCGATATACCTTTAAAAGCTGGTGTTGGAAGAAGTGATAATGCTGAAGATGCTGCTTATATGGCAGATCTAGGTCTTGAAGAAATAAGAGAAAGAAATAATGAAGAATTGGTTTATGTTTTAGAAAAAACAAACTAA